From Herbiconiux flava, one genomic window encodes:
- a CDS encoding adenine deaminase C-terminal domain-containing protein, translated as MTELTDLYPTAAELGRLRAVASGTERPDLIVRGGLVQSPGTEEWLERDVVIAGRHIATLTPWNHVPPGPDVEQIDATGSHVVPTFIDAHLHIEYTNLTPGELARLSVARGTGTVLTDPNGAANVWGARGMDLLLSTETPLHVFQQVSPTTPASPTLERGGAVIPEEVVRARLWDPVTTNLGEGNPFDYGEISTGRFREALVAGRRITGHTAAQTEESLWGYLAAGVGDDHNSATVDEVLERVRLGAMITIMGASLTDNTVPIFADLERVAPALRSLCFCADDKHALDLHTEGHIDHHVRQAIRFGVDPQLAYRMATTQPAAYYRLDQVLGLLAPSRLADLQIIPELAEVRPSVVVVEGRVAARDGRALFENRDELPDWASGTVHLPELLDPTMFAVPSTGDEARVRAMAMYKGYFKREFEAGLPIVDGLVQTDPSSDVLKIAVVDRHHGSAETGIGFVQGFGLREGAVAITMNCPNMNIAVVGVDDAAMLRAVEELRAMDGGFVTVDGSGEVVGRVALPVGGMMSAAPFEETADALQRAHAATHALGCRIPSPYIILSFVGLYVVPDLGLTELGLIDTASQSFVDVLLPGAVDRCGS; from the coding sequence ATGACCGAGCTGACCGACCTCTACCCCACGGCCGCCGAGCTCGGCCGCCTCCGGGCCGTCGCCTCCGGCACCGAGCGCCCCGACCTGATCGTCCGCGGCGGCCTCGTGCAGTCGCCCGGCACCGAGGAGTGGCTCGAGCGCGACGTCGTCATCGCCGGCCGCCACATCGCGACCCTGACCCCCTGGAACCACGTCCCACCCGGCCCTGACGTCGAGCAGATCGACGCCACCGGATCCCACGTCGTGCCCACCTTCATCGACGCCCACCTGCACATCGAGTACACCAACCTCACCCCGGGCGAGCTCGCCCGCCTCAGTGTCGCCCGCGGCACGGGCACCGTGCTGACCGACCCGAACGGTGCCGCGAACGTCTGGGGCGCCCGCGGCATGGACCTCCTGCTCAGCACCGAGACCCCGCTCCACGTCTTCCAGCAGGTCTCGCCCACGACCCCCGCTTCTCCCACCCTCGAGCGCGGCGGCGCGGTCATCCCCGAGGAGGTCGTGCGCGCCCGCCTGTGGGACCCGGTCACCACCAACCTCGGCGAGGGCAACCCCTTCGACTACGGCGAGATCTCCACCGGCCGCTTCCGCGAGGCGCTCGTGGCCGGCCGCCGCATCACCGGCCACACCGCCGCCCAGACCGAGGAGTCGCTCTGGGGCTACCTCGCCGCCGGCGTCGGCGACGACCACAACTCCGCGACCGTCGACGAGGTGCTCGAACGCGTGCGGCTCGGCGCCATGATCACGATCATGGGGGCCTCCCTCACCGACAACACGGTGCCGATCTTCGCCGACCTCGAGCGGGTCGCCCCGGCGCTCCGCAGCCTCTGCTTCTGCGCCGACGACAAGCACGCCCTCGACCTGCACACCGAGGGGCACATCGACCATCACGTCCGCCAGGCCATCCGCTTCGGGGTCGACCCGCAGCTGGCCTACCGCATGGCCACCACGCAGCCCGCCGCGTACTACCGGCTCGATCAGGTGCTGGGGCTCCTCGCCCCGTCGCGCCTGGCCGATCTGCAGATCATCCCCGAGCTCGCCGAGGTGCGGCCGTCGGTGGTGGTCGTCGAGGGCCGCGTGGCCGCCCGCGACGGCCGGGCACTGTTCGAGAACCGCGACGAACTGCCGGACTGGGCATCCGGAACCGTGCACCTGCCCGAGCTGCTCGACCCCACGATGTTCGCGGTGCCCTCGACCGGCGACGAGGCCCGCGTGCGCGCGATGGCCATGTACAAGGGCTACTTCAAGCGCGAGTTCGAGGCCGGGCTGCCGATCGTCGACGGCCTCGTGCAGACCGACCCGTCATCCGACGTGCTGAAGATCGCGGTCGTCGACCGGCACCACGGCTCGGCCGAGACCGGCATCGGCTTCGTGCAGGGCTTCGGGCTGCGGGAGGGCGCCGTCGCCATCACGATGAACTGCCCGAACATGAACATCGCGGTCGTCGGGGTCGACGACGCCGCGATGCTCCGAGCCGTCGAGGAGCTGCGCGCCATGGACGGCGGCTTCGTCACGGTCGACGGCTCGGGCGAGGTGGTCGGCCGGGTGGCCCTGCCCGTCGGCGGCATGATGAGCGCCGCTCCGTTCGAAGAGACGGCGGATGCTCTGCAGCGCGCCCA